Proteins encoded by one window of Streptomyces sp. NBC_01477:
- a CDS encoding thiopeptide-type bacteriocin biosynthesis protein has protein sequence MPPPTWRQVNVAFPDWERAEATAVADLAPLMEAVEDAGAITTWFFVRKHPCWRIRYAPVAGTQDAIDDRLDALVAAGSTAGWTESVYEPEVHAFGGTQAMDSAHRLFHQDSHHLLHFLRGDTARHRRETSLMLCSLMLRAASLDWYEQGDVWARVAAHRPPPPDAEPDNKDRLHTAVRRLITVDPQHATQPGSPLAGAEAWTIAYTAAGGDLARLNQTGHLHRGIRDVLAHHVIFAWNRLGLPYSTQATLTAAAQTVIFGPDPSAERSTAHREETP, from the coding sequence ATGCCCCCACCCACCTGGCGCCAGGTCAACGTGGCCTTCCCCGACTGGGAACGCGCCGAGGCCACCGCCGTAGCCGACCTCGCCCCGCTCATGGAGGCCGTGGAAGACGCCGGGGCCATCACCACGTGGTTCTTCGTCCGGAAGCACCCCTGCTGGCGAATCCGTTACGCGCCCGTCGCGGGCACGCAGGACGCCATCGACGACCGCCTCGACGCGTTGGTCGCAGCCGGAAGCACCGCCGGATGGACGGAGAGCGTCTACGAGCCTGAGGTGCACGCTTTCGGCGGCACCCAGGCCATGGACTCCGCCCACCGGTTGTTCCACCAGGACAGCCACCACCTCCTGCACTTCCTCCGCGGGGACACCGCGCGGCACAGGCGCGAAACCTCCCTAATGCTGTGCAGCCTCATGCTGCGCGCTGCCAGCCTGGACTGGTACGAGCAGGGCGACGTCTGGGCCCGCGTCGCAGCTCACCGCCCGCCACCGCCCGACGCCGAGCCCGACAACAAGGACCGACTCCACACCGCCGTACGCCGTCTCATCACCGTGGACCCGCAGCACGCGACGCAGCCGGGAAGCCCGCTCGCAGGAGCCGAGGCATGGACCATCGCCTACACGGCAGCCGGAGGCGACCTGGCCCGGCTCAACCAAACCGGGCACCTCCACCGCGGAATCCGCGACGTCCTCGCCCACCACGTGATCTTCGCCTGGAACCGCCTCGGCCTGCCTTACTCCACACAGGCCACCCTCACGGCCGCCGCGCAGACAGTCATCTTCGGCCCGGACCCCAGCGCCGAGAGGAGCACCGCGCACCGTGAGGAAACTCCCTGA
- a CDS encoding lanthionine synthetase C family protein, translating into MTTALASTALSTADKIAEALRDPSSAWPSGRPMGGRAWPQSLAGGACGIALLHIERARTGQGDRDTAHTWLAEAVSGEISAADNANLYFGAPALAFVTHRAASSSSRYLPLLNRLDTATLTVTRIRIAAAHQRIDRAEPVPMEEFDLIQGLSGLGAYHLSRHPHHEITRDTLTYLVRLTEPLSSSAGLPPWWMDVAPTGAPHRNYPSGHGNFGLAHGIGAALAVLSQALLYGVTVPGMTDAVARICAWTDRWRQGDDNHPWWPGHITARQAADRHVHADLRPRPSWCYGASGTARAQQLAGLALGDPARVQLAENAILDALRDPDQLSKLPEIGLCHGMAGLLHAGWRMATETGNQQITAELPHLAERLIAALEQDAHDPELLDGSAGAALALHTYATAVAPVPHWDTFLALA; encoded by the coding sequence GTGACCACCGCTCTCGCCTCCACCGCCCTGTCCACCGCCGACAAGATCGCGGAGGCCCTGCGCGATCCGAGCAGCGCGTGGCCCAGCGGCCGGCCCATGGGTGGCCGCGCCTGGCCCCAGTCGCTGGCCGGAGGCGCCTGCGGGATCGCGCTGCTGCACATCGAACGCGCCCGTACCGGCCAGGGCGACCGGGACACCGCGCACACCTGGCTCGCCGAGGCCGTAAGCGGCGAGATCAGCGCAGCCGACAACGCGAACCTCTACTTCGGTGCCCCCGCCCTCGCCTTCGTCACGCACCGCGCGGCCAGCTCGTCAAGCCGCTACCTGCCGCTCCTCAACCGCCTGGACACCGCCACCCTCACCGTCACACGCATCCGTATCGCAGCAGCCCACCAACGCATCGACCGCGCCGAACCCGTCCCGATGGAAGAGTTCGATCTGATCCAGGGACTGTCCGGACTCGGCGCCTACCACCTCAGCCGGCACCCCCACCACGAGATCACCCGGGACACCCTGACCTACCTCGTACGGCTGACGGAGCCCCTGAGCAGCTCGGCCGGATTGCCTCCCTGGTGGATGGACGTTGCCCCCACCGGCGCGCCTCACCGCAACTACCCCAGCGGTCACGGCAACTTCGGTCTCGCCCACGGCATCGGCGCAGCCCTGGCCGTACTCTCCCAGGCCCTGCTTTACGGAGTGACTGTGCCCGGCATGACCGACGCCGTCGCACGGATCTGCGCCTGGACCGACCGCTGGCGGCAGGGCGACGACAACCACCCCTGGTGGCCCGGCCACATCACCGCGCGGCAAGCAGCCGACCGCCACGTCCACGCCGATCTCCGCCCCCGTCCCTCCTGGTGCTACGGAGCCAGCGGCACCGCCCGCGCCCAGCAACTGGCCGGGCTCGCCCTCGGCGACCCGGCCCGGGTGCAACTCGCCGAGAACGCGATCCTCGACGCCCTGCGCGACCCGGACCAGCTCAGCAAACTCCCCGAGATCGGCCTTTGCCACGGCATGGCCGGCCTGCTGCACGCCGGATGGCGCATGGCCACCGAGACCGGCAACCAGCAGATCACCGCGGAGCTGCCGCACCTTGCCGAGCGACTGATCGCCGCGCTCGAACAGGACGCCCACGATCCGGAACTCCTTGACGGAAGCGCCGGTGCGGCACTCGCCCTGCACACGTACGCCACCGCGGTCGCGCCCGTCCCGCACTGGGACACCTTCCTCGCCCTGGCCTGA
- a CDS encoding lantibiotic dehydratase codes for MYRYVDAALIRAAAGQPDTQVTWPDLVSTTAGPASWRAWLQEVWRIGDFADAVSAASPDLASRVEQICAGHHLPEPTVHRVVLAVLRYLLRTRTRATPFGLFAGVAAARIGAAPALRLGSEHRLTARADAAQSTPLVDHFERHPALRPHLMLLTSTLAVERDDHVAIDHRPSGKPGTGPEHVHIRMTEPVRAALDGARNPIRWRDLASKLAAAFPGTSPNLIDKLLASLVTQQFLLTSLRPAMTTHDPLAGLHDHEHRLSTHERAEVRATPRHAQDLLLDCDPTIPDTVAREAAAAAKALTRLAPQAALTGWAEWHGRFLDRYGPRAVVPVLDAIDALGYPPGYLGATAAPSLSTLPDRDGRLIKLAHAAAVQGRLEVVLDEAALESLATTGPDHPVQPGTELTVRIDAADSAALQRGEFSLHVVGVARSAGATTGRFLAMLPDEDRRRMTEVYAALPGVHDDALVAQISAVLLSVRAANVARAPQVTDLVISLGEYRGPESRLLPVTDLAVSADAEQLHLVSLSHRRPVHTLLLNAVDLGLHSHPLTRFLAEAPVALAVPCTGFLWGTAASNLPFLPALRYGRTVLSPARWRLDRGDLPAASAPWSQWDEALSRWGRDVRLPDRVYLSEADQCLALDLTEPSHRALLRTHLDRDGTVTLRPAPEPQDLGWIGGRAHEVVIPLISDQNRTPVRTAPHVVTREHGRLPGSGELLYVQLHGNPARQDHILTRHLPALLDELKPPRCWFVRYSEPGHHLRLRLSCRPGALGATFEHVGAWTEALRRHGLITHVSVETYHPEIARYGGPAAIDAAEAYFAADSTAVLAQLAARRAKDAPDTRAVTAASMVDIAIGLLGDRARAMGWLIAHTRTDSAAPPRPVHRQAVELAHTHPVGVDEQTTAAWSARRAALADYADTLLAAGTDPGDLLPDLLHLHHVRMHGPGLPAERTHLHLARAAALSWTARSRRTA; via the coding sequence ATGTACCGGTACGTCGACGCAGCGTTGATCCGGGCCGCTGCGGGTCAACCCGACACGCAGGTCACCTGGCCGGACCTCGTCAGCACCACCGCGGGCCCGGCGTCGTGGCGCGCCTGGTTGCAAGAGGTCTGGCGGATCGGTGACTTCGCCGACGCCGTCTCGGCCGCCAGCCCCGATCTCGCGTCCCGTGTCGAGCAGATCTGCGCCGGCCACCACTTACCGGAGCCCACGGTCCACCGCGTCGTCCTTGCCGTCCTCCGCTACCTGCTGCGTACCCGCACGCGAGCCACGCCGTTCGGGCTCTTTGCCGGTGTCGCGGCAGCGCGCATCGGCGCCGCCCCCGCACTACGCCTCGGCTCCGAACACCGCCTGACGGCCAGAGCCGACGCCGCGCAGAGTACGCCGCTGGTCGACCACTTCGAGCGGCACCCGGCACTGCGACCGCACCTGATGCTGCTCACCTCCACCCTCGCCGTCGAACGCGACGACCACGTGGCCATCGACCACCGGCCCAGCGGGAAGCCCGGCACAGGACCCGAGCATGTACACATCCGCATGACGGAGCCCGTGCGGGCTGCTCTCGACGGCGCACGAAACCCGATCCGGTGGCGCGACCTTGCGTCGAAGCTCGCGGCCGCCTTTCCCGGCACCTCGCCGAACCTGATCGACAAGCTTCTCGCGAGCCTGGTCACGCAGCAGTTTCTGCTCACCAGCCTGCGCCCTGCGATGACAACCCACGACCCGCTCGCCGGCCTCCACGACCACGAGCATCGGCTGTCCACCCATGAGAGAGCTGAGGTCCGCGCGACTCCGCGCCACGCGCAGGACCTTCTCCTGGATTGCGACCCGACCATCCCCGACACCGTGGCCCGCGAGGCAGCTGCTGCGGCGAAGGCTCTCACCCGGCTCGCGCCCCAGGCCGCCCTGACCGGCTGGGCCGAGTGGCACGGCCGCTTCCTGGACCGGTACGGGCCGCGGGCGGTCGTCCCCGTCCTGGACGCCATCGACGCACTCGGCTACCCGCCCGGCTACCTCGGGGCTACCGCGGCGCCCTCGCTCTCCACCTTGCCCGACCGAGACGGCCGCCTCATCAAGCTCGCCCACGCCGCCGCGGTGCAAGGCCGTCTCGAAGTCGTGCTGGACGAGGCTGCGCTGGAATCCCTGGCCACCACGGGTCCCGACCACCCCGTGCAGCCCGGCACCGAGCTGACCGTGCGCATCGACGCCGCAGACTCCGCAGCACTTCAGCGGGGTGAGTTCAGCCTGCACGTCGTCGGCGTGGCCCGCTCCGCCGGCGCTACCACCGGGCGCTTCCTGGCCATGCTGCCGGACGAGGACCGGCGCCGTATGACCGAGGTGTACGCCGCCCTCCCGGGAGTGCACGACGATGCCCTCGTCGCCCAGATCAGTGCCGTCCTCCTGTCCGTACGAGCGGCGAACGTCGCGCGCGCCCCGCAGGTGACCGACCTCGTGATCTCGCTGGGCGAATACCGCGGCCCGGAGAGCAGACTCCTTCCCGTCACGGACCTGGCCGTCAGCGCGGACGCCGAGCAGCTCCACCTCGTCTCGCTCTCCCACCGCCGCCCGGTGCACACGCTGCTGCTCAACGCCGTGGACCTGGGGCTGCATTCGCACCCCCTGACCCGGTTCCTGGCCGAGGCGCCTGTCGCGTTGGCCGTGCCCTGCACGGGATTTCTGTGGGGCACCGCCGCCTCGAACCTGCCCTTCCTGCCTGCCCTGCGCTACGGCCGAACGGTCCTCTCCCCGGCCCGCTGGCGCCTCGACCGCGGCGACCTGCCCGCCGCATCAGCGCCGTGGTCGCAGTGGGACGAAGCCCTGAGCCGCTGGGGCCGTGACGTGCGCCTTCCCGACAGGGTGTACCTGAGCGAGGCCGACCAGTGCCTCGCTCTGGATCTCACCGAGCCCTCGCACCGTGCTCTGCTGCGCACACACCTCGACCGCGACGGCACCGTGACCCTGCGCCCGGCGCCCGAGCCCCAGGACTTGGGCTGGATCGGAGGCCGCGCTCACGAGGTGGTGATCCCCCTGATCTCCGACCAGAACCGCACCCCCGTACGGACTGCGCCCCACGTCGTCACCCGCGAACACGGCCGTCTCCCCGGCAGTGGAGAGCTTCTCTACGTTCAGCTCCACGGTAACCCCGCCAGACAGGACCACATCCTCACCCGCCATCTGCCCGCCCTGCTAGACGAACTCAAGCCTCCCCGCTGCTGGTTCGTCCGCTACTCCGAACCCGGCCACCACCTCCGTCTGCGCCTTTCCTGCAGGCCGGGCGCGCTCGGGGCGACCTTCGAGCACGTCGGTGCCTGGACCGAGGCGCTTCGCCGCCACGGGCTGATCACCCACGTCAGCGTGGAGACCTACCACCCGGAGATCGCCCGGTATGGCGGCCCGGCAGCAATCGACGCCGCGGAGGCGTACTTCGCCGCCGACTCCACCGCCGTGCTGGCCCAGCTCGCCGCAAGGCGAGCGAAAGACGCCCCCGACACCCGCGCGGTGACCGCCGCGAGCATGGTGGATATCGCCATCGGCCTGCTCGGCGACCGCGCCAGGGCGATGGGCTGGCTCATCGCGCACACCCGAACCGATTCGGCTGCCCCACCTCGCCCCGTCCACCGGCAGGCCGTCGAGCTGGCGCACACGCACCCCGTCGGCGTGGACGAGCAGACCACAGCAGCCTGGTCCGCACGAAGAGCGGCACTGGCCGACTACGCCGACACCCTCCTGGCGGCAGGTACCGACCCCGGCGACTTACTGCCCGACCTGCTGCACTTGCACCACGTACGTATGCACGGCCCCGGTCTGCCCGCAGAGCGCACACACCTGCACCTGGCCAGAGCCGCCGCGCTCAGCTGGACGGCCCGATCGAGGAGAACGGCGTGA
- a CDS encoding FxLD family lanthipeptide, whose translation MTVQMERPVTPPQPGDALAPTDAAGDWDLDITIVEGGPAADQLIRLTSDGCNSTCATACVSCP comes from the coding sequence ATGACCGTGCAGATGGAGCGTCCGGTGACGCCCCCGCAGCCGGGGGACGCTCTCGCGCCCACCGATGCGGCGGGGGACTGGGACCTCGACATCACCATCGTCGAGGGCGGCCCGGCCGCGGACCAGCTCATCCGCCTGACGAGCGACGGATGCAACTCGACCTGCGCCACGGCGTGCGTGAGCTGCCCGTAG
- the fxlM gene encoding methyltransferase, FxLD system, with protein MTAIDGSTDRDPDVLRADMVRALRDEDGITTGPVATAFTTVPRHRFAPDAPPEVAYSLHRTVPVKKDEHGTDISVMSAAHLQAVMLEQAEVEPGMNVLEIGSGGVNAAYLQELVGSEGRVTTVDIDHDVIDRARRCLDDAGYGRVRTVLDDGEHGVADGAPFDRIIVTAAAWDIPPSWIGGLAEKGRLVVPLTVCGTTRSIAFDRDRSGLISRSYGLAHFVPMQGEGAAEEHKVMLREGVALQTDDVRVLLEPQALDAALDMPRLERWSGAAYDLPDELDLFLTLNLPSPARLHAAQAVVDGGLVEASALKGVSALVSRDSFAYRTRRENAATGGFESGVVAHGPQAEALADQYADLLRHWAQNHRRRGAATFRYLPGPAPKPLPEGTVLRRHGIVTAIWT; from the coding sequence ATGACTGCAATCGACGGCTCGACGGACCGCGATCCCGACGTGCTGCGGGCGGACATGGTCCGCGCGCTCCGCGACGAGGACGGGATCACAACCGGGCCCGTCGCCACCGCCTTCACCACGGTGCCCCGGCACCGCTTCGCGCCGGACGCACCTCCGGAAGTGGCGTACAGCCTTCACCGCACCGTGCCGGTCAAGAAGGACGAGCACGGCACGGACATCAGCGTCATGTCCGCCGCTCACCTCCAGGCCGTCATGCTCGAACAGGCCGAGGTCGAGCCCGGGATGAACGTCCTGGAGATCGGTTCGGGCGGGGTCAACGCCGCTTACCTCCAGGAACTCGTCGGTAGCGAGGGCAGGGTGACCACGGTCGACATCGACCACGACGTCATCGACCGCGCTCGCCGCTGCCTCGACGACGCCGGGTACGGCCGGGTGAGAACGGTCCTCGACGACGGCGAGCATGGTGTCGCCGACGGCGCTCCGTTCGACCGGATCATCGTGACGGCAGCGGCATGGGACATCCCTCCGTCGTGGATTGGCGGGCTGGCGGAGAAGGGGCGGCTCGTCGTCCCGCTGACGGTGTGCGGGACGACCCGCAGCATCGCTTTCGACCGCGACAGAAGCGGACTGATCAGCCGCTCCTACGGCCTGGCGCACTTCGTGCCCATGCAGGGCGAGGGCGCCGCCGAGGAGCACAAGGTGATGCTGCGCGAAGGCGTCGCCTTGCAGACCGACGACGTGCGAGTGCTCCTGGAGCCCCAGGCGCTCGACGCGGCTCTGGACATGCCCCGGCTGGAGCGCTGGTCCGGCGCCGCGTACGACCTGCCCGACGAGCTGGACCTGTTCCTCACGCTCAACCTGCCGAGTCCCGCCCGTCTCCACGCCGCCCAAGCCGTCGTCGACGGCGGCCTCGTGGAAGCTTCCGCCCTCAAGGGCGTTTCCGCGCTGGTGAGCCGCGACAGCTTCGCGTACCGCACGCGCCGGGAGAACGCCGCGACGGGCGGCTTCGAGAGCGGCGTGGTCGCTCACGGCCCACAGGCCGAAGCTCTCGCCGACCAGTATGCCGACCTCCTCCGCCACTGGGCGCAGAACCACCGCCGGCGGGGAGCCGCGACCTTCCGCTACCTGCCGGGCCCCGCGCCCAAGCCCCTGCCGGAGGGCACTGTGCTGCGCCGCCACGGCATCGTCACCGCGATCTGGACCTGA
- a CDS encoding DUF6907 domain-containing protein, with translation MTTTSLALKPDTAAPPAQQPLPEGAASLGRTWRISTNGGITLTGYLPPWADEDPSESDVPLEELSVKLVDLAHWRPFDGQMMRIHNPAHADGADLVAEASLFDGHVTCHPYSDDPQERTPYADVRVVDDLWLNHLTPEDLTRLTAQLRAQADHIENDVTPLLEAARGDWTARQSGRTDVVVYEPAGASIASAPIGAVRC, from the coding sequence TTGACTACCACCTCACTGGCTCTGAAGCCGGACACCGCCGCACCACCTGCCCAGCAGCCGCTCCCGGAAGGGGCCGCCTCATTGGGCCGCACCTGGCGTATCAGCACGAATGGCGGCATCACCCTCACCGGATACCTGCCCCCGTGGGCCGACGAGGACCCCAGCGAATCGGACGTCCCGCTGGAAGAGCTCTCCGTCAAGCTGGTCGACCTTGCGCACTGGCGGCCCTTCGACGGGCAGATGATGCGCATCCACAACCCCGCCCACGCGGACGGCGCCGACCTGGTGGCGGAAGCGAGCCTCTTCGACGGCCACGTCACCTGCCACCCCTACAGCGACGACCCCCAGGAGCGGACCCCGTACGCCGACGTCCGCGTGGTGGACGACTTGTGGTTGAACCACCTCACGCCCGAGGACCTCACCAGGCTCACCGCTCAACTCCGCGCACAGGCAGACCACATCGAGAATGACGTCACGCCGCTCCTCGAAGCGGCCCGCGGCGACTGGACTGCCCGTCAGAGCGGACGCACGGACGTCGTCGTCTATGAGCCTGCCGGCGCGTCGATAGCCTCCGCGCCGATCGGCGCTGTCCGCTGTTGA
- a CDS encoding ATP-binding protein, with protein MTEPVCDEFAVRISSGAATGRALGRDPDGQWVGRLRRISAAKLRAWGLAPLMDEAQLVVSELVTNALRYGQGAEIEFRLVITLQGMLLAVNDGSDSRPQLRVVDDSSETGRGLFLVAAVADDWGVSPDGTTTWCSLSLARACR; from the coding sequence GTGACCGAGCCCGTCTGCGACGAGTTCGCGGTGCGGATCTCCAGCGGTGCCGCAACGGGCAGGGCACTGGGACGAGACCCCGATGGTCAGTGGGTCGGACGGCTTCGCCGCATCAGCGCGGCAAAGCTGCGCGCTTGGGGGCTGGCTCCGCTCATGGACGAGGCCCAGCTCGTGGTCAGCGAACTCGTCACCAATGCCCTGCGTTACGGCCAGGGCGCCGAGATCGAATTCCGCCTCGTCATCACCCTCCAGGGGATGTTGCTGGCGGTGAACGACGGCTCTGACAGCCGCCCACAGCTGAGGGTGGTCGACGACTCCAGCGAGACCGGCCGTGGCCTCTTCCTCGTCGCTGCTGTCGCTGACGACTGGGGCGTCAGCCCCGACGGCACGACCACCTGGTGCTCACTGAGCCTTGCGAGGGCGTGCCGATGA
- a CDS encoding YdcF family protein: MGHELKPCSAAIALGSLDLGVATTTADLYHARMFPTVVFTGNTSAATQARFPRGEATHYREHALSLGVPDEAILLEPKATNTGQNIGFSREVLENAGVAVTTLLLISMPYMQRRAYATCRKLWPEAEPICVSQPLPYIEYVKTHDDEKQLIDMLMGDMERVMEYPKRGFAIEQHVPEEVRDAFARLRARGYDSWLLPT; encoded by the coding sequence ATGGGCCACGAGCTGAAGCCCTGCTCCGCCGCGATCGCCCTCGGCAGCCTCGACCTCGGTGTGGCCACCACCACCGCCGACCTCTACCACGCCCGCATGTTCCCGACCGTTGTCTTCACCGGCAACACCAGCGCAGCCACCCAGGCGAGATTTCCTCGTGGTGAGGCCACCCACTACCGCGAACACGCGCTTTCCCTGGGCGTGCCGGACGAAGCAATCCTGCTGGAGCCCAAGGCCACCAACACCGGTCAGAACATCGGCTTCTCTCGCGAGGTGCTGGAGAATGCGGGCGTCGCAGTGACCACCCTGCTTCTGATCTCCATGCCCTACATGCAGCGCCGCGCCTACGCCACATGCCGCAAACTGTGGCCCGAGGCGGAGCCGATCTGCGTCTCCCAGCCTTTGCCGTACATCGAATACGTCAAGACGCACGACGACGAGAAGCAGCTCATCGACATGCTCATGGGCGATATGGAACGGGTGATGGAGTACCCCAAGCGCGGTTTCGCCATCGAGCAGCACGTCCCTGAAGAGGTCCGCGATGCCTTCGCACGCCTCCGCGCCCGCGGCTACGACAGTTGGCTCCTCCCCACTTGA
- a CDS encoding WbqC family protein: MGAPAVRSCAIHQPNLLPRLSTLAKLCTADVWVVLDDVQFARRDYQHRARLAGLHNPEEHQWLSVETHLPYGRSTLIRDARLADPPRAARRLSQLPAQHYRLSTHWPLLQAALEPAVQAVTETGRTAAVAEATTRALLNVLGWRGSIVHSSDLATSLDRSERLADLTSAVGADAYLCGTGGLRYLDRRPFSKRGLSVHAFRPPTAEGLWASAAKISALWALTTYGASDVRAAFDELLTLG, from the coding sequence GTGGGCGCACCGGCAGTGCGCTCATGTGCAATCCATCAGCCCAACCTCCTGCCCCGGCTCTCCACGCTGGCGAAGCTCTGCACGGCCGACGTCTGGGTTGTCCTGGACGATGTCCAGTTCGCCCGCCGCGACTACCAGCACCGGGCACGGCTCGCCGGACTTCACAACCCGGAGGAGCACCAGTGGCTGTCTGTGGAAACCCATCTCCCTTACGGACGCTCAACATTGATCCGCGACGCCCGGCTCGCGGACCCGCCACGCGCCGCCCGCCGCCTCAGCCAACTGCCCGCGCAGCACTATCGCCTCAGCACCCACTGGCCACTGCTGCAAGCAGCACTCGAACCCGCTGTCCAAGCGGTCACTGAGACCGGTCGCACGGCGGCTGTCGCAGAGGCGACCACCCGCGCCCTGCTGAACGTCCTGGGGTGGCGCGGATCCATCGTGCACAGCAGCGACCTCGCCACGTCGTTGGACCGCTCGGAACGTCTGGCCGACCTCACTTCGGCGGTCGGCGCTGATGCCTACCTCTGCGGCACAGGCGGCCTGCGATACCTCGACCGCCGCCCCTTCTCGAAGCGGGGTCTCAGTGTCCACGCATTCCGACCACCGACCGCCGAGGGCCTGTGGGCCTCAGCTGCGAAGATCTCGGCTCTGTGGGCACTCACCACGTACGGGGCTTCCGACGTGAGGGCCGCGTTCGACGAGCTGCTCACGCTCGGCTGA
- a CDS encoding tyrosine-type recombinase/integrase: MEQHLRCYVYPAWEKRALGMIKPGDIQSWVTGLTTTHGLAASTTRTVFNTVNAVFRAAVRDRMIPHNPCSDAKLPSVPRKRVVPLAVEQVRALSEQIPGRYKALVLLGAATGLRPGELFGLQLRHADLLHATVSVEQQIQQTAKHGVYVGPPKTARSHRTVPLPKMAVAALKAHLRDFPVDGAEGWLFTAPQGGPIVYTHFMDHAWRPSCAKAGIPKGTGPHALRHHYASLLIKHGESVKTVSERLGHTNAAMTLNIYTHLWPDSEERTRAAVDKAYADCPEEGDAAATEAA, encoded by the coding sequence GTGGAACAGCACCTGCGGTGCTATGTCTATCCGGCCTGGGAGAAGCGGGCGCTGGGCATGATCAAGCCCGGCGACATTCAGAGCTGGGTCACCGGCCTGACGACGACCCACGGGCTCGCCGCCAGCACGACACGGACCGTCTTCAACACCGTCAACGCCGTCTTCCGGGCCGCTGTCCGTGATCGCATGATCCCGCACAACCCATGCAGCGACGCAAAGCTCCCCTCCGTTCCCCGGAAGCGCGTGGTGCCGCTGGCGGTGGAACAGGTCCGAGCGCTGTCCGAGCAAATACCGGGCCGCTACAAGGCCCTGGTGCTGCTGGGCGCCGCCACGGGGCTACGGCCCGGCGAGCTCTTCGGGCTCCAGCTCCGCCATGCGGACCTGCTGCACGCGACCGTCTCGGTCGAGCAGCAGATACAGCAGACGGCCAAGCACGGGGTCTATGTCGGACCGCCCAAGACGGCCCGCTCCCACCGAACGGTCCCGCTGCCGAAAATGGCAGTCGCCGCGCTCAAGGCCCACCTGCGGGACTTTCCTGTCGACGGCGCCGAGGGCTGGCTCTTCACAGCGCCGCAGGGCGGACCCATCGTCTACACCCACTTCATGGACCACGCCTGGCGGCCGTCGTGTGCCAAGGCCGGTATCCCGAAGGGCACGGGACCCCATGCCCTTCGGCACCACTACGCCAGCCTGCTCATCAAGCACGGCGAGTCCGTCAAAACCGTCTCCGAGCGCCTCGGCCACACCAACGCGGCCATGACGCTGAACATCTACACCCACCTGTGGCCCGACTCCGAGGAACGGACCCGGGCCGCTGTCGACAAGGCGTACGCGGACTGCCCCGAAGAGGGCGACGCGGCAGCTACCGAAGCGGCGTAG
- the ychF gene encoding redox-regulated ATPase YchF, whose amino-acid sequence MSLTIGIVGLPNVGKSTLFNALTKNDVLAANYPFATIEPNVGVVGVPDARLDTLAGIFGSARVLPATVDFVDIAGIVRGASEGEGLGNKFLANIRESDAICQVIRAFKDENVVHVDGKVSPKDDIETINTELILADLQSVEKAIPRLTKEARLQKEKAAVLAATEAAQAILAAGDTLFSHGITKSTEQGALLHELHLLTTKPFLYVFNVDEDELTDEAFKDEQRALVAPAEAIFLNAKLECDLAELDDAEALELLQSVGQQEPGLATLARVGFETLGLQTYLTAGPKESRAWTIKRGATAPEAAGVIHTDFQKGFIKAEVISFADLVATGSVAEARAKGKARMEGKDYVMQDGDVVEFRFNV is encoded by the coding sequence GTGTCGCTCACCATCGGAATCGTCGGTCTGCCGAATGTCGGCAAGTCGACGCTCTTCAACGCCCTGACCAAGAACGACGTGCTCGCGGCCAACTACCCGTTCGCCACGATCGAGCCCAACGTCGGCGTCGTGGGCGTCCCCGACGCCCGGCTCGACACGCTCGCCGGGATCTTCGGCTCGGCCCGTGTGCTGCCCGCCACGGTCGACTTCGTCGACATCGCCGGCATCGTCCGCGGCGCCTCCGAGGGCGAGGGCCTGGGCAACAAGTTCCTCGCGAACATCCGCGAGTCCGACGCGATCTGCCAGGTCATCCGGGCCTTCAAGGACGAGAACGTCGTCCACGTCGACGGCAAGGTCTCGCCCAAGGACGACATCGAGACCATCAACACCGAGCTGATCCTGGCCGACCTCCAGTCCGTCGAGAAGGCCATCCCGCGCCTGACGAAGGAGGCCCGCCTCCAGAAGGAGAAGGCCGCCGTCCTGGCCGCGACCGAGGCCGCCCAGGCGATCCTCGCCGCCGGCGACACGCTCTTCTCGCACGGCATCACCAAGAGCACCGAGCAGGGCGCCCTCCTGCACGAGCTGCACCTGCTCACCACCAAGCCCTTCCTCTACGTCTTCAACGTGGACGAGGACGAGCTGACCGACGAGGCCTTCAAGGACGAGCAGCGCGCCCTGGTCGCCCCCGCCGAGGCGATCTTCCTGAACGCCAAGCTCGAATGCGACCTGGCGGAACTCGACGACGCCGAGGCCCTCGAACTCCTCCAGTCCGTCGGCCAGCAGGAACCCGGCCTGGCCACCCTGGCCCGCGTCGGCTTCGAAACCCTCGGCCTCCAGACCTACCTCACCGCCGGCCCCAAGGAATCCCGCGCCTGGACCATCAAGCGCGGCGCCACCGCCCCCGAGGCGGCCGGCGTCATCCACACCGACTTCCAAAAGGGCTTCATCAAGGCCGAGGTCATCTCCTTCGCCGACCTGGTCGCCACCGGCTCCGTGGCGGAGGCCCGCGCGAAGGGCAAGGCGCGCATGGAGGGCAAGGACTACGTGATGCAGGACGGCGACGTGGTGGAGTTCCGCTTCAACGTGTAG